The Mauremys mutica isolate MM-2020 ecotype Southern chromosome 1, ASM2049712v1, whole genome shotgun sequence genome has a segment encoding these proteins:
- the NR0B1 gene encoding nuclear receptor subfamily 0 group B member 1 codes for MACVAGCRCCTERRRQSSILYSILRSEERPEAAQQPPQAPPGPGCSCGSRRRRVALRSPQVAGKAASAVLVKTLRFVKSVPCFQELPLDEQLVLVRSCWAPLLVLGLAQERVHFETVETAEPSMLQRILTDRRQEQQGPQHPQSSSPQLPSAGEIQAIKGFLAKCWSLDISTKEYAYLKGAVLFNPDLPGLQCVQYIQGLQREAQQALNEHVRLIHRGDQARFAKLNVVLSLLRSINANVIAELFFKPIIGTVNMDDMLLEMLCAKL; via the exons ATGGCGTGCGTGGCCGGCTGCCGCTGCTGCACGGAGCgcaggaggcagagcagcatCCTCTACAGCATCCTCAGGAGCGAGGAGCGGCCGGAGGCAGCGCAGCAGCCGCCGCAGGCGCCCCCGGGGCCGGGCTGCTCGTGCGGCTCGCGGCGGCGGCGCGTGGCCCTGCGCAGCCCGCAGGTGGCGGGCAAGGCGGCCTCGGCCGTGCTGGTGAAGACCCTGCGCTTCGTGAAGAGCGTgccctgcttccaggagctgccgctggacgagcagctggtgctggtgcgcagctgctgggctcccctgctggtgctggggctgGCCCAGGAGCGGGTGCACTTCGAGACGGTGGAGACCGCGGAGCCCAGCATGCTGCAGCGGATATTGACCGACCGGCGGCAGGAGCAGCAAGGGCCGCAGcacccccagagcagcagcccgCAGCTGCCCTCGGCCGGCGAGATCCAGGCCATCAAAGGCTTCCTGGCCAAGTGCTGGAGCCTGGACATCAGCACCAAGGAGTACGCCTACCTCAAGGGGGCTGTGCTCTTCAACCCGG ATCTGCCAGGGCTGCAGTGTGTACAGTATATCCAGGGACTGCAGAGGGAAGCACAGCAAGCTCTAAATGAACATGTCAGACTGATTCATCGAGGGGACCAGGCCAGATTTGCCAAGCTGAATGTTGTTCTTTCCTTGCTGAGATCCATTAATGCTAACGTAATTGCTGAACTATTCTTTAAGCCCATCATTGGAACAGTGAACATGGATGACATGCTGCTGGAGATGCTTTGTGCAAAGTTATAA